A region of Aliidongia dinghuensis DNA encodes the following proteins:
- a CDS encoding PDZ domain-containing protein, with translation MRLAVAFGCLASVAFGSVASASITRPRAVWPDGLRIAPQRVEAVRALAEGLTRNDGEAIHAGWQGRKGWSKAVRRAEKAAGTVRDPQAFGLVLRTLYASYPSLHSHMDLRADIDLRASYGAPYLPFTIKVSILGPGVIPNAVFISSAANDEDGLSGARPAVGDRVTAMNGRPISYWLSQTATACRRNSRWQCYDDFDKQLRSGLLGWDPRRSLSLDISRDGTRQRSTYTPRAVPTRSDQHARTGCGEDDTNYRGFTSVYAGWNLCVFRSATGPGVEVWRLKSFHYAANAAVDSPKSEVDRFWTQYWKAAAPSVRTLVVDVSGNGGGDVPLPWYSLLFDNPYQEQYAEYRRLRAYDDPAVASEVADDPSHERWIARVRAEAWHTIGGYLPPVPMFCTDDDENCEGKLATPKPNGFTGVVALVLDDNCISSCAGFSWNILTKLGPRAAAYGLPDSGDSNFARLPLKLFYRGGKWNTAIGAGSIPNEKPIAIANVMVTRTTESDGRVISGKSLPVRVTVKRRWNDTANSWAERALHAALGMDGKIARSIKVPEEGN, from the coding sequence TTGCGGCTGGCCGTCGCTTTCGGATGCCTTGCTTCCGTCGCTTTCGGAAGCGTGGCTTCGGCATCGATCACCCGGCCCCGAGCGGTCTGGCCGGACGGATTGCGCATTGCCCCACAACGGGTCGAGGCGGTCAGGGCGCTAGCAGAAGGCCTCACGCGCAATGATGGCGAGGCGATCCATGCCGGCTGGCAAGGGCGGAAGGGTTGGAGCAAAGCAGTACGCCGCGCTGAGAAGGCCGCAGGTACGGTACGTGATCCCCAAGCTTTCGGACTCGTTCTCAGAACGCTGTACGCGAGCTATCCCAGCCTGCACAGCCATATGGACCTTCGCGCCGACATAGACCTCAGGGCATCATACGGCGCGCCCTATCTCCCTTTCACGATAAAGGTGAGCATATTGGGGCCGGGCGTCATTCCGAATGCGGTTTTCATATCGTCGGCGGCAAATGACGAAGACGGACTGTCGGGCGCGCGTCCGGCCGTAGGCGACCGAGTCACGGCGATGAACGGCCGCCCGATATCGTACTGGCTGTCGCAGACCGCAACCGCGTGCCGGCGAAACAGCCGGTGGCAATGCTACGACGACTTCGACAAGCAGCTTCGGAGCGGACTGCTCGGGTGGGACCCCCGCAGGTCGTTGAGCCTCGACATCTCGAGAGACGGCACGCGGCAAAGGTCGACCTACACCCCTCGGGCCGTACCGACCCGATCCGATCAACATGCCCGGACGGGATGCGGTGAGGACGACACAAATTATCGAGGCTTCACGTCGGTCTATGCCGGCTGGAACCTGTGCGTCTTCCGAAGCGCAACCGGTCCGGGCGTGGAGGTTTGGCGCCTCAAGAGCTTCCATTACGCGGCGAATGCGGCGGTCGACTCCCCGAAATCGGAGGTCGACAGGTTCTGGACGCAATACTGGAAGGCCGCCGCCCCCTCCGTGAGGACGCTCGTCGTCGACGTCTCCGGAAACGGCGGAGGTGACGTGCCGTTGCCTTGGTATTCGCTGCTCTTCGACAACCCCTACCAAGAGCAATACGCCGAATACCGCCGCCTGCGAGCGTATGATGATCCGGCCGTCGCCAGCGAAGTGGCTGACGACCCGAGCCATGAAAGGTGGATAGCGCGTGTGAGGGCGGAGGCGTGGCACACGATCGGAGGCTATCTGCCGCCCGTACCGATGTTTTGCACCGACGACGACGAGAATTGCGAGGGCAAGCTGGCAACGCCGAAGCCGAACGGCTTCACAGGAGTAGTCGCGCTGGTTCTCGACGACAATTGCATATCGTCCTGCGCGGGATTCAGCTGGAACATTTTGACGAAGCTGGGCCCACGCGCGGCCGCCTACGGCCTACCCGACAGCGGCGATTCCAACTTCGCGAGACTACCGCTGAAATTATTCTATCGCGGTGGCAAGTGGAACACCGCCATCGGAGCGGGTTCGATTCCGAACGAGAAACCAATCGCCATCGCCAACGTGATGGTTACACGCACGACTGAGAGTGACGGCCGCGTAATATCAGGGAAATCGCTCCCGGTACGCGTGACCGTGAAGCGGCGCTGGAACGACACGGCGAATAGTTGGGCGGAACGAGCGCTCCATGCCGCCTTGGGCATGGACGGTAAGATCGCCCGCAGCATCAAGGTGCCGGAAGAAGGGAATTAG